A window of Methanocaldococcus vulcanius M7 genomic DNA:
ATCACTCTCACCGTGTTTTTTAAGTTTTAAAATTTTTATTGCTCTATCGTTTCCAGTTGTTGTAAGAAAGAATCTGCCTTATCCCTAAGTATTTTGACTGCCTCTTTTAATATCTGCTCTGCATCAATCTGCCCAAAGGTCTCTACAAAAAACTCAACCTCATCTTCACTCAACTGTTTATAGACAGCATTACATGGTTGCCATTTAGCGTGAACCTTCCCAATACCTGGAACTGCTTCACATTCAATTTTTATTCTCTGCCCTTTTCCTAATTTGACTATTGGTATATTTTTAAAGGCAACTTCTCCGTTTTCGGATTTTAAATCGGATGAATAGACCGTGCAAGGACCTTCTTTTTCTAAGGTAAATGTTATAATTTCAGTATCAAGCAGGGGTTTACCTTTAATTGGAATTAAACCCAATCTATGAGCTAAAATTTCATCGTCCATTGATGATGAGTTTTCATATATATAAACATCTTCAATTGCAAAGGTTGGGACTTCAGAAATCATTATTCTCCTAATAGCATTAGAAAAGGATATGGGGGCTTTTAAAGAAAAAATAAATTCCTCCCCTATTCTTGTTTTTTTCTTCTCTTTGATTGTAATCAAAGATTATCACCGCTTACTTTTTAAATCTCTTCTTTGGCGTAGTTCCATCATGTGGAACTGGAGTTACGTCTTCTATTCTTCCTATTCTCAATCCAGCTCTTGCCAATGCCCTAATAGCTGCCTGAGCCCCAGGTCCTGGGTTTTTCTGTCCACTCCCTCCGGGAGCTCTAACTTTGATGTGTATGTTTTCAATCCCCCTCTCTTTTAAAACTTCTGCCAATTTGAAAGCTGCCTGCATTGCTGCGTAAGGAGATCCTTCATCCCTCTGGTTTCTTGTAACCATACCTCCTGAGATTCTTGCAATTGTTTCTGCTCCTGTTATATCTGTTGCGTGAATTATCGTGTTGTTATATGATGAATAAATGTGAATTATTCCCCATTTTTCTTTTTTCTGCTCTGCCATGTAATTTCACCTTTCTATTGTTTGTATGCCCTCTCTTTTTCAGAGAAATTAGTTTTCGGCCTCTTGTGTTTCTGTCTCTATTAATCCTATAATTTTAGAGCTTTCGGGATGATTGTTATCATTAAATGGAGAGTTTTTAGCATAACCTATTTTATCTTCTTCTTCAACACTTACCATATAACTTGGAGAGGTAACTACTCTTCCATCAACTGCAATATGTCTATGAATTATTAACTGTCTTGCTTGTCTTGGTGTTCTTGCTAATCCTTTTCTAAATACAAGTGTTTGTAATCTTCTCTCTAAAATGTCCTCAACTGTTAAAGATAAAACATCATCAAGAGTAGGATCTTCTATTTTTAATATACCATATTTTCTCAGAACGTTGAAGAGCTGAACTGCCTCTTTAGCTCCCTGTTCTGTTCTATCACTAATTAATCTTCTTGCCTGTCTTCTATATTTTCTTAAAATTGTTTCTGCCTTCCAGACCTCTCTTTTCCTTCTTAAACCATATTTTTTACATAACTCTTTTTCTCTTTCTATTCTATCTTTGATCCATGGGTGGTTAGGTGTTTCATAACTCTTCTTAAATCTTCTTCTTGGATCTCCCATCTAATCACCTTATTATGTTTTTAATTCGCTTTTAATTACGTTTAATTATAAATCAGAATTTTAAATTATTACATAAGAATCTACGTAGTTAAAATTAACTAATTGTAAAAAATTATATGGGTTTAAGTTTATTTGTTTATTTTTTCCTTCTTGAGACCCCAACTGTTGGACCTCTTCTAAATGTACTCTTTGTTCTCTGTCCTCTACATGGTAATCCAAGTTCGTGCCTAATTCCTCTATAACATCTAATTCTCTTCAATCTGTTTATATCTTCTTGTTTTATAATCATCAGATCGCTTTCTATTACGTGTTTATCTTCTCCAGTGATGTAATCCTTCCTTCTGTTGAACATCCATGAAGGAATTCCAAATTTTGCAGGATCTATCAAAACCTCTTCGATTTTTTTGATTTCTTCCTCTGTTAAATACCCTGCCAATTTATCAGGATCTAATTTTGCAACTCTTACTATTGCCCTTGCCATTGCCTCTCCAACACCATAAATATCTTGGAGAGCCATTATCAACTTCTTGTTTCCATCAATATCTGTTCTTGAAACTCTAACTAAATATTTAAATTCAGTATTTTGGATATTCTCTGTCAAGGTTGCACCTCCATAATCTTCGTGTTTTGCAGAATTTAAATTGAAATAAATAAAATAATAAAAAGAACTGACGCGGAGGGGGGGATTTGAACCCCCGCGGGGCAAAGCCCCATGGGATTTCCAGTCCCACGCCGTAGCCGGGCTTGGCTACCTCCGCTCCAAATATTACAACCTACCAAATCATGACGTTATAGTTTTTGTTTTATTATTTATTATTTTTTATTTTTATTCTTTCTATGTATTTTTAATTATCATAGACAGATTGTGTTTTCTGCGATTTATAACTTTTTATTAAATTTTTTTGGGTGTTTTCTATTTTTTAATATATATTCATGTTTTAAGTGGACAAACCTCTCAAACATTTTCAATGATATGGTTAATGTAGGAATAGTTATATATTGTTTTCGGTTTTTATTAGTTTGGAAGATCTACGTAATGTTCTTTATGAGGAGGTATTTATAGTTTTGCAGTTAATTATAATTATTTACAATATATTTTATTATAATTTATTATTATATCTTAAAGACCATAAGGGATACATATGTCAGTAAAAGTAGCAGAATACATGACAAAAAATGTAATAACAGTATCAAAAGATAATACAGTCAGAGATGTAATAAAACTATTGAAAGAGACGGGGCATAATTCATTCCCAGTCGTGGAAAATGGAAAGCTGATTGGAATTGTCTCTGTTCATGATATTGTGGGAAGAGATGATAATGAAAAGGTAGAAAATGTAATGACAAAAAGGGAGGATATGGTTGTTACAACTCCTGATGCCAATATAATGGATGTTGGTAGAGTAATGTTCAGAACAGGATTTTCAAAACTGCCGGTTGTTGATGAAGAGAACAATTTAGTGGGAATCATATCAAACATGGATGTTATAAGATCCCAGATAGAAAAAACAACACCTAAAAAGTTAGAAAACATCATAAAAACATATAAAAGTTTAGGATATAACTTAAAAGTTGAAAAAGAAGAAGTAGATGTAAAAAAACTTAGGCCAACGCAAAATAAGATTCACGCTGATGAATTGATCGGTAGAATGTATGAACTAAAAAAGGGCTTAGCAGAGCCAATAATTGCTATAAAAACAAAAAGAGGGGACTATTATATATTGGTGGATGGGCATCACAGGGCAGTTGCTGCCTACAAGATGGGAGTGCCGAAGTTAGATGCCTATGTGATTTATTTAGACACTGATAAAAAGCTTGGTATAGAAAAGACAGCTGAGATTATGAATTTAAAGTCATTAGCAGATGTTAAAGTTGTAGAGAGTGATGATGAAAACAGTGCAAAGGTAATCACCTACAAGAAAAATGAAATGGGATAAATTATGATAATTAGAGGAATAAGAGGAGCTAAAATAAAAAATGAGATATTTAGTTTGGATTTAAATTTTCAAATTTTAAATGCTGATGTTATAGCCACAGAAAAACATATTTTACATGCAATAAACCAAGCAAGAACAAAAAAACCGATAGCAAAGAGTTTCTGGATGGAAATTTTAGTTAGGGCTTCCGGACAGAGACAGATACAGGAGGCAATAAAGATCATTGGGGCTAAGGATGGGAATGTGTGCTTAATCTGTGAAGATGAAGAGACATTTAAAAAAGTTCATGAGCTAATTGGTGGAGAGATAGATAATTCGGTTTTAGATATTAACGAAGAGAAAGAAAAATTGATAAGAGAGGTTTTTAAGATTAAAGGTTTCGGGAACGTTATTGAGAGAGTTTTGGAGAAGATAGCCCTAATTGAATTAAAAAAGGAATAATTTTGAACATTATAATGATATTTTTTGCGAGGATGCAGTTCTTTTTCAAATAGGGAATCTTTCAAATAAACATCTAAAACCAAATGAAAATCTTGTCTAACCACTCTCAAAGACGTCCGTGTTCATTTAACTGAATTAATAAATAGAAATAGCCAAAACTCTAAAAAATTAAAATAATAATTTAAAAAATAAATTTAAGGTTGGAATCTTTCAAAACATAGGGAAAACTCTTAATCTGGTGATAAAAATGAGAGTTATAGAAGGAGGAGTTGTGTCTCCAAAAGGATTTAAAGCCAATGGATACAAAGAGGGAAAATATGGAGTTGCCATAATTATCTCTGAAAAAGAGGCGGTTGGAGCTGGAACATTTACAACAAATAAAGTTGTAGCACACCCAGTAATCTTATCAAGGGAACTAATAAAAAATAAGGATAAATTTAGGGCAATAGTTGCAAACAGTGGGAACGCTAACTGCTTCACAAAAGATGGGATGAGAGATGCCAAAGAAATGCAAAAATTAATAGCAGATCTTTTTAATATTAGAGAGGATGATGTCTTAGTTGCCTCAACAGGAGTTATTGGAAGAAAGATGAATATGGACATTATAAAAGATAGAATAAATAAGGTCTATAATTTGATAAAAGAGGGGAATAGTTCAATAAACGCTGCCAAGGCAATAATGACAACAGATACAAAACCAAAAGAGATAGCTGTGGAGTTTGAGGTTAATGGAAAAGTTGTTAGAGTTGGAGGAATAGCAAAAGGGGCAGGAATGATAGCTCCAAATATGATACATGCCACTATGCTCTGCTTTATAACAACTGATATAGAGATTGATAAAGAAAGTTTAACAAACGTTTTGCAGAGGGTTGTGGATAAAACATTCAACAACATATCCGTCGATGGAGACACTTCAACAAATGATACTGTCTTCATTTTAGCCAATGGGCTGAGTGGAGTTAATTATAATGAGTGTAGGGAAGAGTTTGAAAATGCCTTGTTGTATGTTTGCAGAGAGCTTGCGAAGATGATTGTTAAGGATGGTGAAGGAGCAACTAAGTTTATGGAGGTTGTTGTTAAAGGGTCTAAAACTAAGGAGGATGCGATTAAAGCTTCAAAGGCCGTTGTTAATTCTTTGTTAGTCAAGACAGCAGTATTTGGTGGAGATCCAAATTGGGGAAGAATTGTTGCTGCTGTTGGTTATAGCGGAGCTGATTTCAATCCAGAGATTGTTGATGTTATATTGAGCAACTATAAAGATGAGGTTTATTTGGTTAAAGATGGAACTCCATTGGCTGATGAAGGAACTGAAGAGTTAAAGAAAGCAGAAGAATTAATGAAATCTGATGAAATAAAGATAGTTGTTGATTTGAAGATGGGAGAGTTTGAAAATGTTTGTTATGGGTGTGATTTGAGCTATGAGTATGTTAGAATAAATGCTGAATACACAACTTAAATTATTTTAATTTTTGTTTTATTATTTTTATTTTTATTAACTTATTTATTCAAATTAAAGAATAATTAAAATTTTTATAAATCAATTTTTATAAATAAAATTTACTTAAAAAGTATTATAGATTTTTTGTAATATTAAGTATCCGTATCATTTTCCGTTTATATTGACTTCTGATTTTATTCATCAATACCTTGCATTAGATAAGTAAATAAAATTATCGATTATTTTTTCACTATTTTAAAGAGGGATATTGATGAACCAAATAATTAAAAAACTCATTATAGAACCGTTAATCTATCCATTTTATAAAGGAAACTATAAGAATTTTATTATTTTGGGATTAATCTTAACTATACTCG
This region includes:
- a CDS encoding DNA-directed RNA polymerase subunit D; amino-acid sequence: MITIKEKKKTRIGEEFIFSLKAPISFSNAIRRIMISEVPTFAIEDVYIYENSSSMDDEILAHRLGLIPIKGKPLLDTEIITFTLEKEGPCTVYSSDLKSENGEVAFKNIPIVKLGKGQRIKIECEAVPGIGKVHAKWQPCNAVYKQLSEDEVEFFVETFGQIDAEQILKEAVKILRDKADSFLQQLETIEQ
- a CDS encoding 30S ribosomal protein S11, coding for MAEQKKEKWGIIHIYSSYNNTIIHATDITGAETIARISGGMVTRNQRDEGSPYAAMQAAFKLAEVLKERGIENIHIKVRAPGGSGQKNPGPGAQAAIRALARAGLRIGRIEDVTPVPHDGTTPKKRFKK
- a CDS encoding 30S ribosomal protein S4, with the protein product MGDPRRRFKKSYETPNHPWIKDRIEREKELCKKYGLRRKREVWKAETILRKYRRQARRLISDRTEQGAKEAVQLFNVLRKYGILKIEDPTLDDVLSLTVEDILERRLQTLVFRKGLARTPRQARQLIIHRHIAVDGRVVTSPSYMVSVEEEDKIGYAKNSPFNDNNHPESSKIIGLIETETQEAEN
- a CDS encoding 30S ribosomal protein S13; this translates as MQNTEFKYLVRVSRTDIDGNKKLIMALQDIYGVGEAMARAIVRVAKLDPDKLAGYLTEEEIKKIEEVLIDPAKFGIPSWMFNRRKDYITGEDKHVIESDLMIIKQEDINRLKRIRCYRGIRHELGLPCRGQRTKSTFRRGPTVGVSRRKK
- a CDS encoding CBS domain-containing ParB/RepB/Spo0J family partition protein — translated: MSVKVAEYMTKNVITVSKDNTVRDVIKLLKETGHNSFPVVENGKLIGIVSVHDIVGRDDNEKVENVMTKREDMVVTTPDANIMDVGRVMFRTGFSKLPVVDEENNLVGIISNMDVIRSQIEKTTPKKLENIIKTYKSLGYNLKVEKEEVDVKKLRPTQNKIHADELIGRMYELKKGLAEPIIAIKTKRGDYYILVDGHHRAVAAYKMGVPKLDAYVIYLDTDKKLGIEKTAEIMNLKSLADVKVVESDDENSAKVITYKKNEMG
- the cgi121 gene encoding KEOPS complex subunit Cgi121, whose translation is MIIRGIRGAKIKNEIFSLDLNFQILNADVIATEKHILHAINQARTKKPIAKSFWMEILVRASGQRQIQEAIKIIGAKDGNVCLICEDEETFKKVHELIGGEIDNSVLDINEEKEKLIREVFKIKGFGNVIERVLEKIALIELKKE
- the argJ gene encoding bifunctional ornithine acetyltransferase/N-acetylglutamate synthase, whose translation is MRVIEGGVVSPKGFKANGYKEGKYGVAIIISEKEAVGAGTFTTNKVVAHPVILSRELIKNKDKFRAIVANSGNANCFTKDGMRDAKEMQKLIADLFNIREDDVLVASTGVIGRKMNMDIIKDRINKVYNLIKEGNSSINAAKAIMTTDTKPKEIAVEFEVNGKVVRVGGIAKGAGMIAPNMIHATMLCFITTDIEIDKESLTNVLQRVVDKTFNNISVDGDTSTNDTVFILANGLSGVNYNECREEFENALLYVCRELAKMIVKDGEGATKFMEVVVKGSKTKEDAIKASKAVVNSLLVKTAVFGGDPNWGRIVAAVGYSGADFNPEIVDVILSNYKDEVYLVKDGTPLADEGTEELKKAEELMKSDEIKIVVDLKMGEFENVCYGCDLSYEYVRINAEYTT